A single genomic interval of Zingiber officinale cultivar Zhangliang chromosome 4A, Zo_v1.1, whole genome shotgun sequence harbors:
- the LOC121969526 gene encoding ras-related protein RABA5c-like, which produces MVVWGGGGGEEEAEEYLFKVVIVGDSAVGKSNLLSRYARNEFDPHSKATIGVEFQTQSMAIEGKEVKAQIWDTAGQDRFRAVTSAYYRGAFGALVVYDVSRRSTFDSVARWLDELNTYNSDSTVAKMLVGNKCDLSAIREVSIEEGKRFAETEGLFFMETSALNCTNVKTAFEIVIKEIYDNVSRRVLNSDSYKVDLSLNSVALSGDEGYEQKQDPSRSSCC; this is translated from the exons ATGGTGGTTTGGGGAGGCGGCGGCGGGGAGGAGGAGGCTGAGGAGTACCTGTTCAAGGTGGTGATCGTCGGCGACTCGGCGGTGGGGAAGTCGAATCTGCTGTCCCGTTACGCGCGGAACGAGTTCGACCCCCACTCCAAGGCGACCATCGGGGTGGAGTTCCAGACGCAGAGCATGGCCATCGAGGGCAAGGAGGTGAAGGCGCAGATCTGGGACACCGCCGGCCAGGACCGCTTCCGCGCCGTCACCTCCGCCTACTACCGCGGCGCCTTTGGCGCCCTCGTCGTATACGACGTCTCCCGCCGCTCCACCTTCGACAGCGTTGCCCGCTGGCTCGACGAGCTCAACA CTTATAATTCAGACTCAACTGTGGCCAAGATGCTGGTCGGCAACAAGTGTGACTTATCAGCTATTAGAGAGGTATCGATCGAGGAAGGTAAACGGTTCGCGGAAACTGAAGGGCTTTTCTTCATGGAGACTTCAGCCCTCAACTGCACGAATGTGAAGACAGCCTTTGAGATTGTGATCAAGGAGATATACGACAATGTGAGCAGGAGGGTCTTGAATTCAGACTCCTACAAAGTCGACCTTTCACTCAACAGTGTTGCCCTTTCTGGAGATGAAGGCTATGAGCAAAAACAAGATCCAAGCAGGTCCTCTTGCTGTTAG
- the LOC121969528 gene encoding glycine-rich RNA-binding protein 4, mitochondrial-like, with the protein MRHFVSRLSFARPSGFLQARYQCCPPPPPPPSNPKLFVGGLSWSVDEKSLRDAFSSFGEVTEVRIMYDKSTGRSRGFGFVRFATDDAAKYARNAMDGKAFLGRPLRISFAVDKVRGVPIVVPRLPADEESTN; encoded by the exons ATGAGGCATTTCGTCAGTCGGTTGTCGTTCGCACGCCCCTCCGGCTTCCTTCAGGCGCGATATCAATGCTGTCCGCCCCCTCCGCCGCCGCCTTCCAATCCCAAATTGTTTGTGGGAG GTCTCTCTTGGTCTGTTGATGAAAAGTCTCTCAGGGATGCCTTCTCTTCCTTCGGCGAGGTCACGGAAG TTAGGATCATGTATGACAAGAGCACTGGAAGGTCAAGAGGATTTGGGTTCGTCCGTTTTGCAACTGATGATGCAGCTAAATATGCTAGAAATGCCATGGACGGAAAG GCATTTCTTGGAAGGCCTCTGCGAATAAGCTTTGCCGTCGATAAAGTTCGTGGTGTACCAATTGTTGTTCCTCGGCTTCCGGCAGATGAAGAATCAACAAATTGA
- the LOC121969527 gene encoding uncharacterized protein LOC121969527: MISLPLPPLLLLLLLLLPLAAGDNAYEVLRSNGLPIGLLPKGVRDFSIDADGRFQAGLDAPCTATFESEVLYNASISGTISPGQIAALSGMSAQDLFLWFPVLAIRLDDNSSGIIHFDVGVVDKQFPLSLFEVPPDCVPLSLSAQNQSVNSRCEIHQDVSQKSAI, encoded by the exons ATGAtctccctccctctccctccccttcttctcctcctcctccttctcctcccccTCGCCGCCGGCGACAACGCCTACGAGGTGCTCCGCTCCAACGGCCTCCCCATAGGCCTCCTGCCCAAAGGCGTCCGTGACTTCTCGATCGACGCCGACGGCCGCTTCCAGGCCGGCCTCGACGCCCCCTGCACCGCCACCTTCGAGAGCGAGGTCCTCTACAACGCCAGCATCTCTGGCACCATCTCCCCCGGCCAGATCGCCGCCCTCTCCGGCATGTCCGCCCAGGACCTATTCCTCTGGTTCCCCGTCCTCGCCATCCGCCTCGACGACAACTCCAGCGGCATCATCCACTTCGACGTAGGCGTCGTCGACAAGCAATTCCCCCTCTCCCTCTTCGAGGTCCCTCCTGATTGCGTCCCGCTTTCGCTGTCCGCCCAG AATCAATCCGTCAACTCACGATGCGAAATCCATCAAGACGTTTCTCAAAAATCTGCAATTTGA
- the LOC121969525 gene encoding isopentenyl-diphosphate Delta-isomerase I-like: MSIRLHLFLWEKWQKSDGMSASASLLRGLYAVRSELGGRGRQRGVPTAVSFTSTARFPFLLHRRRSPSFSRPLSSAPADGAVASERDVADAGMDAVQRRLMFEDECILVDEHDNVVGHDSKYNCHLMEKIESENLLHRAFSVFLFNSNFELLLQQRSATKVTFPLVWTNACCSHPLYRESELIEENFLGVRNAAQRKLFDELGIPAEDIPVDQIVSLGRILYKAPSDGKWGEHELDYLLFIVRDVNLNPNPDEVAGVKYVNRDQLRELVRKADAGEDGIKLSPWFRLVVNNFLFKWWDHVERGTLQEATDMKTIHKLT; encoded by the exons ATGAGCATTAGGCTTCATTTATTCTTGTGGGAGAAGTGGCAGAAATCCGACGGGATGTCGGCATCCGCCTCGCTGCTTCGTGGTCTCTACGCCGTCCGAAGCGAACTGGGAGGAAGAGGACGACAACGGGGTGTGCCAACTGCTGTATCTTTTACTTCCACTGCGCGCTTCCCGTTCCTGCTCCATCGGCGACGAAGCCCCTCCTTCTCCCGGCCTCTTTCTTCCGCCCCGGCCGATGGGGCAGTCGCCTCGGAGAGAGACGTCGCTGACGCCGGTATGGACGCTGTCCAGAGGCGCCTGATGTTCGAGGACGA GTGCATTTTGGTAGATGAACATGACAATGTTGTCGGGCATGACTCCAAGTACAATT GTCACCTGATGGAAAAGATAGAATCTGAGAATCTGCTTCATAGGGCTTTTAGTGTTTTCCTGTTCAACTCAAATTTTGAGTTGTTACTTCAG CAACGGTCTGCAACAAAGGTTACTTTTCCTTTGGTCTGGACTAATGCCTGTTGCAGTCATCCTCTCTATCGTGAATCCGAGCTTATAGAAGAAAATTTCCTTG GAGTGAGGAACGCTGCACAGAGGAAACTTTTCGATGAACTAGGCATACCAGCAGAAGATATACCTGTGGACCAAATTGTTTCACTTGGCCGAATACTTTACAAGGCCCCATCTGATGGAAAATGGGGTGAACACGAGC TTGACTATCTCCTCTTCATTGTTCGTGATGTAAACTTGAATCCCAACCCTGATGAAGTTGCTGGTGTTAAATATGTCAATCGGGATCAATTGAGAGAATTGGTGAGAAAAGCCGATGCTGGTGAAGATGGTATAAAGCTGTCCCCCTGGTTCAGATTGGTAGTGAATAACTTCCTGTTCAAATGGTGGGACCATGTCGAAAGGGGCACACTTCAAGAGGCTACTGATATGAAAACCATTCATAAATTGACCTAA